A DNA window from Zingiber officinale cultivar Zhangliang chromosome 3A, Zo_v1.1, whole genome shotgun sequence contains the following coding sequences:
- the LOC122051787 gene encoding probable N-succinyldiaminopimelate aminotransferase DapC, protein MLSSFCFCRSATRRLSYPSAARMAAVSTASEAKEPQQPSPVLVAKRLDKFKTTIFTQMSMLAVKHGAINLGQGFPNFDGPDFVKEAAIQAIRDGKNQYARGCGVPDLNSAIVDRFHKDTGLHIDPEKEVTVTSGCTEAIAATMLGLINPGDEVILFAPFYDSYEATLSMADAKIKVITLRPPDFAVSVDELKSAVSKNTRAILINTPHNPTGKMFTRAELEQIASLCIENDVLVFADEVYDKLAFEAEHISIASLPGMYERTVTMNSLGKTFSLTGWKIGWAIAPPHLTWGLRQAHSFLTFSTSTPMQWAASVALRAPDTYYEELKRDYLAKKAILVEGLKAAGFIVYPSSGTYFVMVDHTPFGCENDIDFCEYLIKEVGVVAIPTSVFYLNPEEGKNLVRFTFCKDEETLRAAVERMKERLHKS, encoded by the coding sequence GTGGCCAAGCGTTTGGATAAGTTTAAGACAACTATCTTCACTCAGATGAGCATGCTTGCGGTTAAACATGGAGCCATTAACTTAGGCCAGGGTTTCCCAAATTTTGACGGGCCTGATTTTGTCAAGGAAGCTGCCATTCAAGCTATAAGGGATGGGAAGAATCAATATGCAAGGGGTTGTGGTGTACCTGATCTTAATTCCGCCATCGTGGACAGGTTCCACAAGGACACTGGTCTACATATAGATCCTGAGAAGGAAGTGACCGTGACATCTGGGTGCACTGAAGCAATTGCTGCGACCATGTTAGGTTTGATCAATCCTGGCGATGAAGTGATTCTCTTTGCCCCATTTTACGATTCCTATGAAGCAACTCTTTCTATGGCTGATGCAAAAATAAAGGTTATTACTCTTCGCCCTCCTGATTTCGCAGTCTCAGTTGATGAGCTCAAGTCTGCAGTCTCAAAGAACACACGTGCAATACTGATAAACACACCTCATAATCCAACtggaaaaatgttcaccagagcAGAACTAGAACAGATTGCCTCTCTCTGCATAGAAAACGATGTTTTAGTGTTTGCTGATGAGGTTTATGATAAATTAGCATTTGAAGCTGAGCATATCTCGATAGCTTCCCTTCCTGGTATGTATGAAAGGACTGTGACTATGAACTCTCTAGGGAAGACATTCTCCTTGACAGGATGGAAAATTGGATGGGCTATAGCACCGCCACATTTGACATGGGGCTTGAGGCAAGCACACTCATTTCTAACATTTTCCACTTCGACACCGATGCAATGGGCTGCTTCAGTAGCTCTGAGGGCACCTGATACCTACTACGAGGAGTTGAAGAGGGACTACTTGGCAAAGAAAGCTATACTAGTGGAGGGACTAAAAGCTGCAGGTTTCATAGTGTATCCATCAAGTGGAACCTACTTTGTTATGGTAGATCACACGCCTTTTGGGTGTGAAAATGACATCGACTTTTGCGAGTACCTAATTAAGGAAGTTGGTGTGGTAGCGATTCCAACCAGTGTATTCTATCTCAACCCTGAGGAAGGGAAGAATTTGGTCAGATTCACCTTCTGCAAGGATGAGGAGACGCTGAGGGCGGCAGTTGAGAGGATGAAGGAAAGGCTTCACAAGAGCTGA